In Polaribacter pacificus, the genomic window TGTTGGCCTATACTGTTATTAAAGTTCTGCTGTAAATTTAATTAAAAAATTATACTAGGCTCCAATCATTTTTTAGAGAAAGAGTTTCTGCTTGTAAAATTGATGCGCAAGGATAATTTCGCAACTAAATAAGTATGCTGCAATAGCAGTAATGAACCCGTTAAGTATTTTACTTACTGCCATTGCTCATACCTATAAACACGTACTATTTGTGAATCAGCAAATTGCTAATCAATTGATGCCATTTATATATCGAATCAATTTCGCCGTTAAACTGATAGTTTATTTCTTCATCGTAAAAATCTAAAACTATCGCAGGTTTGTTTTTATCGATGGAAATTAGTTTCAAATACAACTTTTCAATTGTTTTAGTTTTATTTGGGTTTTCTCTACTTTGGTTAATCTGCTCGCATTTTTTAATCTTTGCAAGGTCTATAAACTGTTCTGTTAGCTTTGTTTCATTCTTGAGGACAAAAAAAAGTGTTCTTTTGTTTTCATCAATACCAATGGCGTAATTGCCACAAATTTCTGATTGATTGATATTGCAATTGTTTTTTTGCGCTAAATTATGAAGCGCTACTACTATTTTTTTCTCTGCTGTTTTTCTGTTTTTGCTAGTGATTACAAAAGGTATGATACATACAGCAAGACAGAATATGCCTATTAAGGCGATTCCTAAATCCATTTTAATATTGTTTAATGATTGTTATACGGTTATTTATATATAATGAAGACATTATATATTGATGTTTGTTAAGCTAGCTAAAGCCTCTAAAACGTTGGCCGTATTACCAAAAACTATGGAAAGGAAAGATGAGATTAGACTTTCTATGTCGAATCAATAAATTTGTAAAGTGATTGCTGTACTGTTTAAACTGTGCGTTTAACAGACAATCATTTAAAATAGATTTATCAAAGTTAACATCTTGATAGCTTAACTTTAAATTAGGTATGGAGTAATCTGAGACCTCAGAAACAGCTAATTCAGATTGTTGGGTATGAAGATTTATTATTTTTGATGTGCTTGCATAAACAGCTGCTTCTTTATTAATTTCATTTTGAGCGACTTTTCCTGAAAAGGACACTGCACTTAACGAAACAAATAACCCAAAACAATAGATGCATACAAGAACCAGTGATTTTAATAGCTTTTTAAAGTCTTTCATAGCTAGATCATTGAAGTTTGTTCTAAAACCTCATTAACTTCGGCTAAACTATCCTCATTATCTAATAGCACCACCAATATATCATCTGCTTCAATAATAGTAGATCCGCCTGGTCGAACAAATTTACCGTCTCTTTTGATCATGATAATAAATGCTGATTTTGGAAAATGCAAATCAATAATTCGCTTACTTACAGCAAAACTATTTGGAGGTATTGAAACTTCTTTCATTGCTGATTTTGGCAAATTCAGAATATAGCGATCATTTTCGGCAATTGGCTTTACTTCATCTGGCAGTGCGACATTTAACCATTTAGCAAAAATGGACAAAGTAGTTCCTTGAATCAAAACAGAAGTAACAGAAATAAAGAAAACAATATTAAAAATCATATTTGCTTTTTCTATACCAGCTAAAAGTGGATAGGTTGCAAATACAATTGGTACAGCACCTCTTAATCCTACCCATGAAATATAGAATTTTCGTCTCAACTTCATTTTAAAAAAGAGCAAACTAATAAAAACACTAATTGGTCTAGCTACTAAAATTAAGAAAACAGAAATTAGTAATCCAATCCCCATATAGGGTATAATCTCAGATGGAAACACAAGCAGTCCTAAAGTAAGGAAGAGTACTATTTGCATTAGCCAGGCAATTCCATCAAACATTTTTAAAATGGTTGATTTGTGTATCAAATCTTGATTTCCGAGGTATACGGCACAAATATAGATTGATAGAAATCCATTACCACCAATAAAGTCAGTGGCAGAAAAGGTAATAAACATCAATGCAATCACTAAAACTGGATAAAGACCTTCAAACCCAAGTTTAATTTTATTGATGGTCATCTTGCTTATTTTACCAAATGTAAATCCTGCGATACCTCCCAAAACCATCTGTTGAAGAAACATTAAAATGATCGTTACATAATTTTGATCTTGATTAATGACCAAGGTTAAAAAAGAAATGGTTAACACATAAGCCATTGGGTCATTACTCCCGCTTTCTAACTCTAAGGTTGGTCTTAAATTATTTTTTAACGCTAGGTTTTTAGATCGCAAAATAGAAAATACAGCCGCTGCATCTGTTGAGGATACAATAGACCCAAGCAATAAGCTTTCAAAGATGGTGAAATCGGTTACAAACCAAACAAAAGTACCCAGTGTAACGGCGGTTAATAACACCCCTACCGTAGAGAGCATAATTCCTTCTTTTAAAATAGGCTTTACAGATTTCCAGTTGGTATCAAGCCCCCCAGAAAATAAGATAAAGTTTAGAGAAACAATTCCTATAAATTGAGCAATTTTTGGATCATTAAAGCGAATTCCTGCAATCCCTTCAGAGCCTGCAAGCATTCCTATTGTTAAGAAAAGAATTAAAGTTGGAACCCCAAATCTATACGAAGTCTTCCCTACAACGATGCTTATAAAAAGCAATAGGGATCCAACTAAGAGTATGTTTTCGATGGTTAAATTCATTGTTATAGTCCTTCAATCTGAAAGCACAAATTTAGTTTATTTATCAATTAAAATAATTAATTATTCAGATTGTTTTAAGCTATTATTGAATTTTAAAAAACTTTTTTACAAAAGCAAATTTCTCATTTTTTGTCATCTTATCCGCTGACTTTAATTCTATTTTTATATCCTTAAAGTGACGATCTTTATTTAAATAATTAAGGAGCTCTTCTTTTGCATTAGTTGGACCAAATAAAAGAACATGTTGATATTTTAAAATCTCAGAAGAAATTGTTTTATAAAATTCTTCATGCATTTGCTGTTCCTTATTGTGCATAATGTCTTCACTTCTACTCAAGGCTTCTAGTTTTGTGTTAGTTGTAAATGGAGATACTATAGTGCGTAGATCATCTTTTAAATTTAATTCTATAAGTTGAGCCTCTGAGTGATCCATCCAAATACCTAATCTGTTTTTTGCTTCCATACGTTGTTGTAATTAATTAGAATTAATTTTGATTCTTGTTTTTGCGTTCTATAGCATACCATACTAGTAAATTATTTAAAGATTCTAAATAATCTTTAAGTTCTTTGTTTTGTACTCCGTGATTTGAGTTGGGCACAAAATGAACTGGGAATTCATCCAAATATTTAATCAATTCAGGATACTCTTCTTGAATTTTTTGAGTTGCTAAGAAAATTAAGTCGTTTAATTTTTTTTGTGTATCCATTTTCTTTGTAGTTTAAAATTAAAGTCAGTGATAATGAATAATAATTCAGCAATCAATCAGCTCTTATCCATTTTAGATTTATTTTCTGATGTTTTAGAAGTAATTTATGAAGTCTAGTTTACACAGAAAAGCTACTAGAGAAAGAATATGTATGGATGGCTTCCACTCAAAGATACGTACTATAAACGCCAATCCATAGCTTTGTTAAGTTTTTATTTATTAAGTAGTTAGGTAATAATGGTAATCGTAGGCTTATTCCTTTCTATTTAAACGCGAACAATTTTACCGTCATCAAGCTCAATAACCCGACCAGTTTTTTCTGCAAAAATTAGATCATGAGTTACTACTAATAAGGTTTTATTATAAGTCTCTGTAAGTTCCTTAAATATATTAAATACAATATCTGCATTTTTGCTATCTAGGTTTCCCGTAGGTTCATCACACATAATAATCAATGGATCATTGATCATGGCTCTAGCAATTGCTACACGTTGTTTTTCACCTCCAGATAATTGATTGGCTTTTTTAAGGGCTAATTTCTCTATTCCTAAGGCTTTTAAATATTTGTATGCATTACTTTCTAGTTCTTCCTCGCTAATTTTATCTAGCTTAAAACCGGGCAACATGACATTCTTTAAAACACTAAACTCATTGAGCAAATAATGAAACTGAAAAACAAAGCCAATTTTCTCATTTCGTAAAACCGCTAATTCTTTTTCTGATTTCTGACTTAGGTTTACCCCATCTATCAACAGTTCTCCCGTAAAATCTGTATCCATGGTTGATAAAATGTACAACAAAGTAGACTTTCCGCTACCAGATCTACCTATAATTGATGCATAATCACCTCGTTGAAGACTAAATGATACATTCTTTAATACATCAATCTTTACTGGATCTTTGAATGATTTATAAATTGAGCGAGCTTCTAGTACTGTTTTGTCTTCCATTTACTTTCCTCTTATTATAATTACTGGATCAACTTTACTAGCCTTTCTTGCAGGCATCCAGCCTGCTAAATACGTTGTTACCATGGCAAAAACAACGGCTATAGAATAATATTGCAAGCCATAATTAATTGGATAGGTATCAACAGTGGGCAATGAAGGCGTATTAAATGGAATAGCATCTATAATGACAGATATTAAAAACCCGAAAAGGACGCCTGTTAATGCCCCAGAAACCCCAATGCTTAAAGAAATCGATATAAAAATTTTCTTGATGTCACTCCCAGCATACCCAATAGCCTTTAAAATGGCAATCGTATCCATTTTTTCATAGATTAACATATTAAGAATATTGTAAATACCAAAGCCAGAAACAATGAGCAAAGTAATTCCAACGGCATAAGAAATAATAGAACGAACGCTGCTTCCAGTTTCAAATTGAGCATTGGCCGTTTGAATGTCTTCTGCATCAAGTTTAAATAGTTTTTCATACTCTAAAGCAATAGCTGGTGCATTGTTTAGATCTTTAAGTTTTATTTGAATATCGCTAATATAATTGCTGTCCTCTCCCATTATTTTTCTAGCAGTAGTTAAACTAGTAAAACTCTGAACCTTATCAATTTCTGACATTCCCGATTGAAAAAAAGCAATTACTTTTAAAGAAAATTGCTCTCCTTGAGTAGAAGTTACCGTGATAACTTCTCCAATTTTTGCATTCATTATTTCAGCGGCATCTTGTCCTAAAATAATACTATTAGAAACCGTTTCTAGCTCGTGATAATTACCTGCGGTTATATAATCACTAAATGCAAATAATTTTGCCTCTTGATAAACATCAATCCCATTAATAATACCGTTTAAATCTATATTACCAAGATTATAGAAGACTTGAGTGGTTATTTTAGGAGCTATACCCACAATTCGATCATCCTTTTGAAGCTTGTTTATAATTGGTTGAGCATTGTATATTTCTTTCCGGGCATTAATCGGTTTTACTGAATTTATAAAATTATGATAGTTTTGATATCGTTCACTTAAATCAATGGGTTGCTGCTTAGATGGTAAAATATCATTATACAGGCGAACATGAGGAGTTCTGTTTAAAACCAGACCATCAAGCAATTGATTTAAACCTTCCATAAACCCAAGAAGGGAGATAAACAAAGCAATACTAAATGCAACTCCTATTGCAGCAACAAGGGTTTGTTTCCACCTGGCAACCATTAGTGCAATAGAAATTTCTGTAATGTGTTTAATTTTCATTATTGTTGTAATTCAATAACGGTGTTTTTATCTATACCGCTCTTAATCTCTACCAAATCATAATCCATAAGTCCAGTTTCTATTTTTTGAAGCTTCCCTCCTTTTAGCGCTACAAAAGAATCATTAATCAGGTAGTTTCTAGGAATCGTTAACACAGCTTGCTTGGTGTTAATTATAATATTTGCTTCGACAGTCAGGTTAGGGAAAAGTGTTTTTGGACTCTTTGTAAATATTGCATCTGCTTGAAAAGAGCGGGTCCTACTATTCATCATTGGGTTAATTGCTATAATCTGAGCTTCAAAAACTTCAGAGCTATAGCTATCCATGCGGATAATTATTGTTTGACCTTTTTTAACCTTAACAATATCAAGCTCATCAATACTTAATTCAATCAAAAACATATCGGTGCCAATAATAGCAGAGGGTTCTTGCATATTAATTAGCTCTCCTTCTTCTTTATTTAGCTTATAAACCACGCCATCTACTTGGCTTCTAATAATATAATCATCTTCTTTTAACTTAGCAATCTCCAAATTGTTTTTGCTTTGTTCTGAAACGAGTTTAAGTTGACGTTTAAGATCTTCATAATTTGTGCTTAATCTGTGTAATTCTATTTTTGAATTTTCATAAGCCAATTCTTTTTGTTCAAATTCTACCCGACTGCCAATTTTATTATTCCACAAGTTTTTTTGTCGTTGATATTGTAAAGAATCATTTAGAAGCTTTCTATTAGCTAATTCTACAGCTTTCTTTGCATCAGTTAGCTTAGCTGTGTTTGTTTTGTAATCGTTCGCTATGGAGGTTAGTTGGGCGTTTTTCGTGGCTATTTTTAAATTTTCATCATCCATTTGAAAAATAGGATCTCCTTTTTTTACTCGCATCCCTTCTGTTACAAAGACTTTTTTTACAATACCGCTGCCAATACCATAGACTTTATATTGATTTTTACTTTTAATAAATCCAGAAGCATAAACACTTTCTGTTATGTTTTT contains:
- a CDS encoding potassium/proton antiporter; this encodes MNLTIENILLVGSLLLFISIVVGKTSYRFGVPTLILFLTIGMLAGSEGIAGIRFNDPKIAQFIGIVSLNFILFSGGLDTNWKSVKPILKEGIMLSTVGVLLTAVTLGTFVWFVTDFTIFESLLLGSIVSSTDAAAVFSILRSKNLALKNNLRPTLELESGSNDPMAYVLTISFLTLVINQDQNYVTIILMFLQQMVLGGIAGFTFGKISKMTINKIKLGFEGLYPVLVIALMFITFSATDFIGGNGFLSIYICAVYLGNQDLIHKSTILKMFDGIAWLMQIVLFLTLGLLVFPSEIIPYMGIGLLISVFLILVARPISVFISLLFFKMKLRRKFYISWVGLRGAVPIVFATYPLLAGIEKANMIFNIVFFISVTSVLIQGTTLSIFAKWLNVALPDEVKPIAENDRYILNLPKSAMKEVSIPPNSFAVSKRIIDLHFPKSAFIIMIKRDGKFVRPGGSTIIEADDILVVLLDNEDSLAEVNEVLEQTSMI
- a CDS encoding ABC transporter permease, yielding MKIKHITEISIALMVARWKQTLVAAIGVAFSIALFISLLGFMEGLNQLLDGLVLNRTPHVRLYNDILPSKQQPIDLSERYQNYHNFINSVKPINARKEIYNAQPIINKLQKDDRIVGIAPKITTQVFYNLGNIDLNGIINGIDVYQEAKLFAFSDYITAGNYHELETVSNSIILGQDAAEIMNAKIGEVITVTSTQGEQFSLKVIAFFQSGMSEIDKVQSFTSLTTARKIMGEDSNYISDIQIKLKDLNNAPAIALEYEKLFKLDAEDIQTANAQFETGSSVRSIISYAVGITLLIVSGFGIYNILNMLIYEKMDTIAILKAIGYAGSDIKKIFISISLSIGVSGALTGVLFGFLISVIIDAIPFNTPSLPTVDTYPINYGLQYYSIAVVFAMVTTYLAGWMPARKASKVDPVIIIRGK
- a CDS encoding ABC transporter ATP-binding protein — protein: MEDKTVLEARSIYKSFKDPVKIDVLKNVSFSLQRGDYASIIGRSGSGKSTLLYILSTMDTDFTGELLIDGVNLSQKSEKELAVLRNEKIGFVFQFHYLLNEFSVLKNVMLPGFKLDKISEEELESNAYKYLKALGIEKLALKKANQLSGGEKQRVAIARAMINDPLIIMCDEPTGNLDSKNADIVFNIFKELTETYNKTLLVVTHDLIFAEKTGRVIELDDGKIVRV
- a CDS encoding efflux RND transporter periplasmic adaptor subunit, which encodes MLRSPFFMLFVLYFLIVSCTNTTQTTTPEVKNITESVYASGFIKSKNQYKVYGIGSGIVKKVFVTEGMRVKKGDPIFQMDDENLKIATKNAQLTSIANDYKTNTAKLTDAKKAVELANRKLLNDSLQYQRQKNLWNNKIGSRVEFEQKELAYENSKIELHRLSTNYEDLKRQLKLVSEQSKNNLEIAKLKEDDYIIRSQVDGVVYKLNKEEGELINMQEPSAIIGTDMFLIELSIDELDIVKVKKGQTIIIRMDSYSSEVFEAQIIAINPMMNSRTRSFQADAIFTKSPKTLFPNLTVEANIIINTKQAVLTIPRNYLINDSFVALKGGKLQKIETGLMDYDLVEIKSGIDKNTVIELQQ